In the genome of Aricia agestis chromosome 4, ilAriAges1.1, whole genome shotgun sequence, the window TGTGCAAGCATGTATGTACGAAACATCTTTCAAAATCACCTTAATCtatctttattaataaaaaatatttaaatccaGATTCCAGAGTAAGACATACTATTGGTCAAAAATTtgctaaaaattataatatcgagcaaaaaattgcaaaaaaatcacgtttgttgtatgggagaaccccttaaatatttaatttattttgtttttactttttagtatttgttgttatagcggcaacagatatacacaatctgtgaaaattcagaagtctagctatagtggttctcgagttacagcctagagacacacagacagacagaaggacagacatcgaagtcttagtaatagggtccagtttttaccctttgggtacagaaccctaaaaaagaagtAATTGAAAAAAGTTAATTACTTGTGCAGTtataacaaaacgaaaatatttatttttatgcacGTCGCTACGTTGGTTACGTTGTGCAATTTTGATGAACTGTCAAATGTGACCTATTAAAATGCCCCGACTATAACTctaatggctcattttcattggtcgttaactcgttcgttatatagcatgcgggcagtccccgcagccgagataacgaccaatgaaagttacaagtcgatacgtgttcgttacaccgcctgcggggattgcccgcatgctttataccgaccgtgatatcgaccaatgaaattcatcggtcgatatacagcttgcgggacgcgaattgccacgtttccgacagttcccaatggccgccatactactgcaaaggagatttttttttatttgtaccaccaccctgaaactttgttaacagttccctgtatgatcataaatagAAGTCTGATAATGCCATACCTGTGGGAGGTCGTGAatatgaacaatattttttcaaaatcctaagatttCATTCGTAATTCGAACGTTTTGTAACAGTATGgcactaatttttctgtgagtttgaggtttaacaaaatatataaatacaaagtTTCAAACACCTAGGTGGCGGCAATCTTATCAAAGCAGAtgttatattgtataatattctgcGGCTTCAGTGACGCCAATAGTTTCTTCTTCAATAAATCACAGATAGTCAAAATTGCTCCGCGTAACATCAATCGTTGTTCCATGGCAAGAACGTCTGTAACTGGCGACGAACACAGAGGTTCTGccctgcgggccctatcgactaatgaaaacggttcctccaatgcgggccctgtggcacgcgttccagaaatctcccgcatcccgcatgcgggccctatcgactaattGAAAACGGTTCCcagaatgcgggccctgtggcatgcgtttcagtaatctcccgcaccccgcatgcggccccccctatcgaccaatgaaaatgagccataagGACAAATAGAAACAAATGAGTAATGGAGCGGCACCGCCGCGACGGTGTGTGTAAACGCCTTAGTAAATCCCTATTGACTTTtagtcccaatttcaccaacgtctgttagtgttaacagcttgttaaaatgtcatgtcttctctttcatttatatgaaaattttaaaaacgaaactcgaaagaggtaacgtgatattAATTcgaacattaactttaacagtcgttggggGCGAAACTGGGGCTtgtaatgtttttattacaGACAATGGATCCCGGGCTGCGGCGTGCGGCTGATCACGGGCCAGGAGCCCCCCGCCGACCTCacccccgcgcccgcgccccTCCCCCACATGAATATCTTCACGCAGTTCAGTGACCTCACGCTGCACCATAAACTGACAGTGTTCAGGAggtttgtatagtttttttgCTATCTAATAGACTGAAATAATTCCGTTTGAAAAAACACAAACGTACGCGCACGGAAGAAGGTACAGACGCACACGCATGCGAAAACCATCGGTTGGAGTAGACAACACAAACATACGCGCACGTGTGAAAGGTACATGGATAGAAATGAGTGAAGACCTAGAAAATGAGAAAGAGACtaagaaaacatatttttttgtgggGGCGGTTTTTTCTTGACTCGAATAAACTTGCGGTCGACATCAACCACCTCGCTAAAGCTCTGGTTTCCGTCTTCGTCTCCGTTTCCGTCATGCAGCGGCCGCAATACAGCGGTGAATGACGTCACTAGAACGTCGTCCATGTAAAGCGGTATGGCGCGGTTTCCTAGAGAGCAGACACAGACACCGTTCTCTATAGGAAACCGCGCCATACCGCAAAAGAgtggccagaccaggcagactcttattttttcgaattgctcccgataagtacttcccgctgcgccccagagatgttttccaatgtagaaaaaaatatatccacagccgaacataatatataaccttctcctttttgaaaaaaccatccatccatccatcagtaaaaaaacaagggtgcagttatataagttcgcacagggcgcaaaaaaggctatttacgacACTGTTCCCGTGTCATGTAACTTTTCAATATCAGACAAATATACCGCAAATCTTGTAtttcaaaatcttttctttttgtgtttgtagtttactttgttttttaatgttaaatatatttttatgtatttaagttTAGTGTGGTGTGAATgtgtgttgaataaatgttttattattattattatactgataCTATGCGTTAGTAATTTAGCTAGTCaggtaccattgaagaaattgattcataatttCATAGGCATTTGATAGACCCACGTCATTTGATCGGATCatatcaatttaatgttaattgtgatctgtctggctgggtttgacacaacgcgaccaatttacgttggtccgccatctgcctatgaatcaactgcTCTGAAAGTAGTATAGTGCAGTGTTTCCCAATCTTGTCGGGACCGCGACCCATCTACAAGAAAGTTTAAAGTTCGTGGCCCACCTTGTCATGAAGACAATAAAGCAGCGATATGTTGCTGCCGCAGCAGTTACCCGTTAATTCTCATCGTAGTTCACCACCATAttatcatcatcgtcagcctTACTTACAATTACCTACATTTGCGTTCGAATGCCCCGCCCCCGTCCCGCACGCACCCACGACGACGAACGAACGAGTAAAATGACAATCGAACGAGTACGACAATCGTTTATCGTCCTATAGTTTCAGGGCCCACCCAAATTACCTATTTACAGTATTTCCCACTTTGTAAATAGGTCGCGACCGTACGTTAATAGTGTTTAACGTACCGTATTGTTTAGATTCGTGTCGTGGCCGGAGTTCGAGCAGTGCGGGTTCCGGTCGGCGATGGAGAACAGCCTGCCCAAGTTCGCCACGCAGCTCGACGACGAGCGCGCGCCGCATCTAGACGACGTCGACGAAGAGTTAGACGACGTGTGATGGTGTCGGCAGTCGAGGTGGAAGCCATATTGACGTCATCGATGCGAAATTAAATAACGCTGGTGCTGATATATTATCGTAATGGCTGCGCTGcaatatatgtaatatgtagataattttagtatttagtTCGTAGGTATTTAGTAtagattatcataaaatattatgtatgtaaatcTTCGCAGCGTTGACGCTGTGACCACGAAGCAATGTGGCTTCGCtccatgtttttaaaatcgttaAAACTATTTTGTACGTGTAAATAAACATTAGctacaaaaagttttttattaatttccagTAAAGGTTGTGATAAACGGATAAACCCGCAATACCCATTACCCAGCACTCAACACCATGATTTTTCTCATGCACTCAACACCATGATTTttctcatttattattatttgtgtagaATGTTAAGATAATAAAATAGCTTCGATGATAAGCCCAGGTACTGGTCCGCGAACACAGTTTAACTGGAGTGTAACTCAAAAGGGTTCTTAATAAAGAATGAATAAGTCTTTGCTGcgaaacaatatattttgtacacaaATGTACACTATCTTACATATCATTCGATtaaaaattagataatatttaaacaataaatattgctTTCAAACAAATTAAGCTAACCAATACAAATGCAGTATTGAGATGATATTTACACacgaataaataattaaaattaataatacatacggGACGGGCGAttcaacttaataataataatcaaatatacagaacaaaacaataattattataatatgactaaACTATATGAGCCTTAATTATAAAGTAAGATAAAGACCGACTAATTTATATAATAGCTGTGATTGTCTACCAAACGATTCTCAATTGATAAAACAAAGAtagcaatataaattataataatagttagtTTCGTCTTTTTCCCCCTTTATTAATAAGGCTGAATTGGTATTCAGTAGGTATAATACAAACAACTTTAATCTACTTACTCTTAGTAAACCAGGTCACGTGATTAGCTCTTTATTTTTTACCAACACGGACATAGGACTCGGACGTTAGATGCTAGACTCTAGGACGTAGTTTCTTCATACGgaagtataaatataattttcgaGAAGGTAGACACCAAAGCGTTTCTATGGTAGTCAGATGTAGTTGAAAACTTGACCACTTATATATTTTGCATGTTCTATTTAGCGGTTTTGTGGTTATTCCATTTCTTTTTGTATCAAGAACCATATCAATATTATGTCCTACGCTCATCCCACATATAGATAAAAATGATAAACAAATCGAAGCTGATCACGTGACCCGGACTACTTGGGCTCGTAATATTACCCACCACCATATTTACAGTACACTAGTTAAGTACAGCCACACAACCGCTGTGTTATAAGTTCTGGAAGTGTTTGTCCGCGTACCCCCGACCCGCGGCTTTGGGCGTGATGTAGTTCAATGTCGGAATATCCAGGCTTATTTGATTACTTTTTGGGTACTTCACGTGATTGGATTTCTGGTGGTTAAGATTCGATTGCACGTTAAAACTAATGGTGTTTAGGCCGTTGGGTTTGACGCTGGTGCTGGATACGAAGTCCGTCCACTCGTCGTCGTCACTGAAAGTGGCCGTTTTCTTGGGCGTGGCGGGTTTGGGTGCGCTGGACACGAAGTCACCCCAGTCGTCGTCCGGCTCGCTCCTGCTGTGGACGGGCGTCGACAGCTTGCTCTGGCTGCTGCTGGAGTCGCTCTTGAGAGAGTGCACGCTCTCTATGGGGTTGAACTTGGACAGATCGTGCAGGTCTATGCCGGGGTTCGGCCAGTTGATCTGCGAGAAACCCTCCAAGGATAAAGGTTGCAGGATCTGCCCGGAGCTCTGCTGACTCCTGTTTACAGGCGACGGCTGCAACACCGGCAGAGAACTAACTTGCGCCGGAACAGGCGCCAGGATTTGCGGCGAAAAACTTTTGTGATTTGTTTCTGATCTGAAGGCGGAGTCTATACTCGAAGAAATCTCACTCGGTTTGGAGTTAGCGTCTGTTCTACTTTCTAATCGAGTGGGTAATTCTAAGCTGCTAATTTGACTACTCGTTTCTGGAATGTTCGCGAAGCCAATGGAATGATTCGCGGGCGGCGCCGACTGGAACGTTTCGAAATCGTCGTCGTTCTCAACGATCGCCTCGTCCTTTTGAACCTTGTCGTCGACTCTTTGCACTGGCACCTTATTGTCGGAGGGTTTGAGATCTTGAGGATTACTGCTAACAGTCGTACTCGATATAAAGTCGGAGAAGTCCATAAAGGTCTCTTTAACTTCACCGGGGTCCGGCCAGTTCAGCGTCGGCATTATCGGCTCCATCTTGATGGGCTGCAGTATCGCCGTTCCGAATGTCTTTTCACTTGAGTCTTTTGGTGCTTCAGGAGTATTTTTAGATTCATCGTTTGGAACGGCACTCGCGGCTCCTTTGAAATGTTGAAAGTCCCAGTACTCGTCTTTCTCTGGGCTTGTTATGTGAGTCGTTTCGAGCTTTTGATTCACTATTTCTGCGTCGAAACCGACTCCTAGTGTAGTGTTGTCGTAGTGGATGGTTTTAGATCTTGGCGTCTCGGAGTCTGTGGGAGTGAAGATGTGTGTGTCGGGGAGGCTGATCTGCCGTATGGGCTGGACGCTCAGCGAGCTGGAGTATATTTTGCTGCTGGTGGCCGGTAGTTCACTGGTGAAACCGTCCAAAACATTAGGTTTGACCTCCGCGGCAGGAACCTCGCTTTCGGGGCTGCACGCTGTAAATGCGGAAAATCATATTAGCCACAGGCTTCATTCATTTTGTACATTTGTTCTGCTTATATGCCGTAATACTTGGTAAGTTGGTACCGATGAATGGAACagggcacataatatttaaaaccagTATCTTACTAGCACCATACATCATATACAGTTTACAATGGTTCATTTAATTTCGTAGCAAATCTAATATTTTATGCTAGTGCTGATGTGCACAAGCGACTTATATAAATAGAGACTCCGTGAGTCTAATAGTCTGAAGATTTCTTTAAAAAGTAGACACTTAAATCAGAACCCcgtttagttatttatttaaatttttaaatagcaAACCTTACAACTTTTAGTCCTTATTGAATAAAACAGTACTTACCATGTGAGAGTAAATCTGATATTTTAAGTGTGGAGTGTTTATGAGCCATTTGGTCTAGAGTGGCCATTAGGTGTTCTAGGTCTAGGAGTAGCGCTTCTGCGTAAGTGTCTATGAGGACCAAGCATATGCAAACGTGTATTTTCCATGTGCAAGACATGCAAAAAATATTGTGAGTCAGAAACATGATACAAGCTGTCGTTTTACCTACACTGAGGGTTTAGCATGAGTTTCTGTAGTCATAGTAATCGTTAAAATCATCAAAtagatttgtatgaaaattgttACAGCTTTCATACATTGCACATCGATATTCAATAAAGTTACGATTACGTAGCTGTCTACAGTAGCTCATGCTCACCCTTCCATAGCCCTCACGTAATTATTTTCGCTAAAATGTCGTTTTCGTTGACATGCTGTTGCATTCGCACGCGTATTATATTCGCGTGTGGAAGTGCGAACAGCGTGCCGAAGAAAAATACATATTGTAGTCGAAAATAATTACATAGATAAGCTTTTTTATAATCTcagtaaaaacaaaacataaaaagtTGATCTTCACCTTTCTTTCTTCATTTATTAGTTAAAAGGGTAACAATAATTTTcggcttatataatataatattattactgagaTTATAGTCATAAATTTGTTAGCAGTGTTAGCCATTATTAATACACAAATACAAAGTCATAAACTCGTATATTTACTAATTAGTGATTACTCATAGCGGAGTCATCATAATTAATTACTGTAGTTACTGTTACATTAATAAAgcatttttatatacaataattaaaatttcataaatattaattgtatcaCTTCATATGTTAATTAGTTAACAAAAAGTGTTATGCAATTGCCTATTGTTAGAAAGTCAAGCTGTATGAGTGACTTACATTCCTGGCCGTGGGGGGTGAAGGGATCAACCCATGTGCTCTCCTTGTCTGCAGGCTGCTCTGAGCTCTCCGGGTTGGATTGCACCGGCTTCTGAGGCTGGAGAGGTGACGCACTCAAGTTGGCTGCAAACTTCGGCATGTTGTAGTTCCATCTTGTACCAAACAGctgaaaataataagaaaaatatttcataaacttTGCTTCCGCAGCCACCTATTGTGATATGTGGTTTACAACATAAACATAGGCTTATAACAAGACACACAAAACATTATCAACTATTAACTTTTCTTTGACTTACATTCCAGCACATTAGGATCttaggctttttttttttttttttatgaaataagggggcaaacgagcaaacgggtcacctgttggaaagcaacttccgtcgcccatggacactcgcagcatcagaagagctgcaagtgcgttgccggccttttaagagggaatagggtaataggggaggggagggtagggaagggaagggaatagttgagggtagggaagggaatagggtaggggttaggggattgggcctccggtaaactcactcactcggcgaaacacagcgcaagcgctgtttcacgtcggttttctgtgagaacgtggtatttatccggtcgagccggcccattcgtgccgaagcatggctctcccacgtatgaaacgAAGTGTTGCTCAAGAGTAATTTAAGACTCAAACataatacttacaatatttCGAGAATCTATACACAAAGCCTTCAAAAGGCTCTTCTGCCCCAGTGTGTTGTTCCAACTGACCATGTACGGTTGACGGATGTCCGTGTCCACAAGGTGGCCCCAGATCTCACCCAGACTTTTGTCTATATTCGCTTCTAGCATTTCACTGGGCTCAGACACTTCCTCAGGGAATATTGTTGCTAGCACCTTGTTGATATTCTCCATGATTTGCACTTCATTGTCTGAAGTTGGAAAGTCGAGTACACTTGAATGGGGCATAACATCAGGTGCTATAGCTGTATCAGCTTTTTCTGAAGATTTAAAGTCGTCAAAGTCACCAAagtcatcatcattattatcatcataGCTTCCTAAATTTTCTGAAATGTTTTTTGTTGCACTTTCTTCACTAATTTCTTCCTCAGTTACCTCTGCTGCTATGGGTTCACTGTTGTCAAAATTGGCAGTGAAATCCCCAAAGCCTTCTGCATCTGTGTTGCTGTCCCACGGATTCTCTACATTTAAAATAGACTCtgattgtgtttttgtatctGTAAATTGAAAACTATCAAAATCCCCAAAGTCATCCTCATCTACAGGGTCTACTTTGTTGACAACAAATTGACTAGCAGTTGCTTTGATTTCTTCATTAATTTTTTCTATTTCATCTTTAACATCTATCGGTAAAACCTCATCTAACTTCTTaatatcatcattatcattgaATGAAATATCTCCAGACGAGTTATCCAGagcatttaaatcataattttcacTTGGTTCCTGTGACAAACTTTTAATTTGGACATTTTCAATATCGTCATCTGTTCCACCAGCGTCTTGTATGTGTAACACACTGGAGTCATTTTCATTTAACTTAGGAATCTCTGCACTTTTATCATCTGTGTGCATATGTAAGCTCTCTGTTGTTAATTCCAGATTTAAATCTTCAAGGACACAATCTTCTTGGAGATATGAGTTTTTCTCGGAATCATCACTCAGAGGAGGCACAGAGCTGTTCATTTTGGGTTCACTTCCTGGAGACGATGGGGgaatattttctatttcaacATTTAGGTTTTCACTTAATTTCAAGTCCTGTATGCTTTCTGTTTGTGTTTTATATATTGTATTGGAAGAAAAATTGACATAATTATAACTAGCACTATCTTCATCATCATCGGGTTGAGCTGAAATGAAAAATTGGCAATTAAAGCTGGTACTgagaatttaataataattttaaaattgtcacTAACCaaaaaagtttaagaaaaagtgCTTTGTATTtgaaaacattactttttttgtgTAATTAGCATTTTTGTTGATGCTTAGAATGTGAAATAGCACTTTGATGATGAATGAATACACAATGagtataaacattttaaagatTTGTCATCACGAATCACTTTGAATTtgcaaaaattaatataaaaagataGTATCAAACAGATAAACAAAGCTTAAGCACAAGGACATTCAATTCTAGGTGCTTCTTGGATGTTGAGACTTTATTATCGACGATTTACATGGAGTTATCAGATTTTGTGTTACACAGAATGTATTCTATAAATATATCATTATTACGGCAAAAGATATAAAGTTAACGTACAATTATACTGGAAATCGTAGTCTTCGGGCTCCTTGTCGTCTTCGCACTGCTCGGGTGGTGGTGGACTGCTACAAACCAGAGGTGGTATCGACATTTCAACTTGTACTTCTTTTATCACGACCTTATTTTATTATGGATATCACGACCACTATAACTTCAATGAGCAAAACAAATACACTGTTATAATATCAACTATGTCATTTTCCTTCCAAATAAGGACAGCTGTTCATTGTAAATTTTCGATTtgtgtaattatatttttttgtcaattttaCTTCGCCAATCATCAATGTCAATCTGTCAAAGTTTTCAATtccatagacatttttttttttgttaattcgtcccggtcgggacaggcaaagggagcgttgcccatacagccatttctatgttttctctatttaatgaatgatagtgaaggccgaagccaattcttttatattaaccatctgaaatagagttttcatcaggccgaagccaattctttgatataaataatatgaataataagttttttcatcaggccgaagccatttctcatgttttgatagtattgttttgtttaaatattactgTCCCTTCTTCAATTTGACATATTGTCGTCATTGGTTTGTCTTGACgtggtcttgactcttgacagatgcctaaaaaggctaaaaagCCTGCTAATAAACAGTTCAAAGTtatgtacattaaataatattttattattaaaactaagaaaaacgagatgaaaagcaaatataaaagagaattatttacaaccacaaagtacttatatataattaggAAATTTACAACACATATCCGTTacagagaactatctctgtgttACTATATACAATCTCAAGGTATATAGGTAATGACTGgtgagtacctatttaattatatatcacCAATGGTAGAAAGGACGTACTCATATATTGGCTTATAACAATCGGGTGTTTTCAGAAGCTGCTGAAGGGAGTGCGGGATGGCTTCAGCAGTTTTAAAGATATCCATCaagtgattaataaaaataaatctttgaaGAGTAAAACTGTTACAAGTAAAGAAAATATGATCCAAGGTTTGTTCAGAATGATTACAGTAATTACAAACGGGTGAAGACAATATATTCAATCTATGAAGATGAGCATTAAATCGACAGTGACCAAGTCTAAGACGGCAAATAGTAGAATAAAATTTCCTGTCATGAAATGAAACACCTTTAGTAAACCATGGGACTGACAACTCCTGTTTAATCTTAGAATACCATTTTCCTTTGGTTTCCATGGTCTGtttccaaaaatttgtaaattcgattttaaaggtttcttttattttgactAAAACGTCAGATTCTGGAAGACATATGTTTTTAATACAATGCTCCTGAGAACAAGTAGTTATAGCTCTTGCTAAAAAATCGGCTTGTTCATTTCCCTTAACACCAATATGTGACGGTGACCAGACTAAAactatagtttttttgtttaatgttgttaattttgtatatttttctctAATATCATGGATAATATAGTTAGTTGTAGCACAAAATTTGGGGTTATTTAAGTTTTGAAGAACGCTAAGACTATCGGacactataatccatttatcaTAAACTTGAGTTTCAATATACTCTAATGCAGACAGAACTGCTAAACACTCAGCAGTAAAAATACTTGTTAAATTTGGAAGCCTAATACCATATCCTTTCTTATCCTGTTTAATATATATGGCTGCTGATACCGCCTCAGAAGTCTTTGAACCATCAGTATAGACTTGTTGATAACCAACTAGGTTACTTAGTAAAAGGTAGACATCTTCTTTGCACTTCAAAGAATtatcaattacaatttttagtgGAAAATATTTAGAGCTAAATGTGCTCATATAGCAAGGCCATAAGTCACTTTCATATAAGTTATAGTCttgctttatttttacaatttcaggtaggtaatgtaataaaatagaagaagaagaaccaCTCTGCAATTTTACAAGAAGAGGATGATTTTTAATGGATGAAATTCTCAACAAAAacctgtatattaaatatttaaagcgaATTTTCAAAGGAGGGATGTTACATTCAACCTGCATTGATATTATGGGTGTGGAACACATCGCACCAAGCACAATCCGTAAGCAcctattttgaactttatctaGTCTATCAACAAAATGTGGAATAGAAGCAAAGCATACATAACCATATTCAAAATGGCTTCTTACAATAGCCTTgtaaagaa includes:
- the LOC121726554 gene encoding uncharacterized protein LOC121726554 isoform X1 — protein: MSIPPLVCSSPPPPEQCEDDKEPEDYDFQYNSQPDDDEDSASYNYVNFSSNTIYKTQTESIQDLKLSENLNVEIENIPPSSPGSEPKMNSSVPPLSDDSEKNSYLQEDCVLEDLNLELTTESLHMHTDDKSAEIPKLNENDSSVLHIQDAGGTDDDIENVQIKSLSQEPSENYDLNALDNSSGDISFNDNDDIKKLDEVLPIDVKDEIEKINEEIKATASQFVVNKVDPVDEDDFGDFDSFQFTDTKTQSESILNVENPWDSNTDAEGFGDFTANFDNSEPIAAEVTEEEISEESATKNISENLGSYDDNNDDDFGDFDDFKSSEKADTAIAPDVMPHSSVLDFPTSDNEVQIMENINKVLATIFPEEVSEPSEMLEANIDKSLGEIWGHLVDTDIRQPYMVSWNNTLGQKSLLKALCIDSRNILFGTRWNYNMPKFAANLSASPLQPQKPVQSNPESSEQPADKESTWVDPFTPHGQEYTYAEALLLDLEHLMATLDQMAHKHSTLKISDLLSHACSPESEVPAAEVKPNVLDGFTSELPATSSKIYSSSLSVQPIRQISLPDTHIFTPTDSETPRSKTIHYDNTTLGVGFDAEIVNQKLETTHITSPEKDEYWDFQHFKGAASAVPNDESKNTPEAPKDSSEKTFGTAILQPIKMEPIMPTLNWPDPGEVKETFMDFSDFISSTTVSSNPQDLKPSDNKVPVQRVDDKVQKDEAIVENDDDFETFQSAPPANHSIGFANIPETSSQISSLELPTRLESRTDANSKPSEISSSIDSAFRSETNHKSFSPQILAPVPAQVSSLPVLQPSPVNRSQQSSGQILQPLSLEGFSQINWPNPGIDLHDLSKFNPIESVHSLKSDSSSSQSKLSTPVHSRSEPDDDWGDFVSSAPKPATPKKTATFSDDDEWTDFVSSTSVKPNGLNTISFNVQSNLNHQKSNHVKYPKSNQISLDIPTLNYITPKAAGRGYADKHFQNL
- the LOC121726554 gene encoding probable GPI-anchored adhesin-like protein PGA55 isoform X2; this translates as MSIPPLVCSSPPPPEQCEDDKEPEDYDFQYNSQPDDDEDSASYNYVNFSSNTIYKTQTESIQDLKLSENLNVEIENIPPSSPGSEPKMNSSVPPLSDDSEKNSYLQEDCVLEDLNLELTTESLHMHTDDKSAEIPKLNENDSSVLHIQDAGGTDDDIENVQIKSLSQEPSENYDLNALDNSSGDISFNDNDDIKKLDEVLPIDVKDEIEKINEEIKATASQFVVNKVDPVDEDDFGDFDSFQFTDTKTQSESILNVENPWDSNTDAEGFGDFTANFDNSEPIAAEVTEEEISEESATKNISENLGSYDDNNDDDFGDFDDFKSSEKADTAIAPDVMPHSSVLDFPTSDNEVQIMENINKVLATIFPEEVSEPSEMLEANIDKSLGEIWGHLVDTDIRQPYMVSWNNTLGQKSLLKALCIDSRNILFGTRWNYNMPKFAANLSASPLQPQKPVQSNPESSEQPADKESTWVDPFTPHGQESCSPESEVPAAEVKPNVLDGFTSELPATSSKIYSSSLSVQPIRQISLPDTHIFTPTDSETPRSKTIHYDNTTLGVGFDAEIVNQKLETTHITSPEKDEYWDFQHFKGAASAVPNDESKNTPEAPKDSSEKTFGTAILQPIKMEPIMPTLNWPDPGEVKETFMDFSDFISSTTVSSNPQDLKPSDNKVPVQRVDDKVQKDEAIVENDDDFETFQSAPPANHSIGFANIPETSSQISSLELPTRLESRTDANSKPSEISSSIDSAFRSETNHKSFSPQILAPVPAQVSSLPVLQPSPVNRSQQSSGQILQPLSLEGFSQINWPNPGIDLHDLSKFNPIESVHSLKSDSSSSQSKLSTPVHSRSEPDDDWGDFVSSAPKPATPKKTATFSDDDEWTDFVSSTSVKPNGLNTISFNVQSNLNHQKSNHVKYPKSNQISLDIPTLNYITPKAAGRGYADKHFQNL